In one Thermodesulfobium acidiphilum genomic region, the following are encoded:
- a CDS encoding DMT family transporter: MIGYIFTIGAASLWGFGGCVAKFAFNKSIDPLLFVKIRLVMSFSILFIYLYFFNRKHILIDKSDILYFLILGIFGMSTMQLFYLMAIKYTNVSTAVFLQYTSPVLMALYLYFFEKNLISIPKVMAISLSLIGGACFAANMAETSLKFQGFFYGILAALGMAFISVYGRKSLKKYSPLTLILYSSGFAAIFINIITPFDITIFSLSKSTWLILVYFSIFSTLIPYFLYFKGVSIISPTNAGITACLEPFIASIVAFFWLKENLTTLQIIGGILIVSGVITLQKFDRLP, encoded by the coding sequence TTGATAGGTTATATTTTCACCATAGGTGCTGCATCTTTATGGGGTTTTGGGGGGTGTGTGGCAAAATTTGCCTTCAATAAATCTATTGACCCTTTATTGTTTGTAAAGATAAGACTTGTTATGTCATTTTCAATACTTTTTATTTACCTTTATTTCTTTAATAGAAAACATATACTCATAGATAAATCTGATATCCTATATTTTTTAATTTTAGGAATATTTGGTATGTCTACTATGCAACTATTTTATTTAATGGCTATAAAGTATACAAACGTATCTACTGCCGTCTTTTTGCAATACACGTCACCTGTTTTAATGGCTTTATATTTGTACTTTTTTGAGAAAAATCTTATCTCGATACCAAAGGTAATGGCAATCTCACTCTCCTTAATTGGAGGCGCATGTTTTGCAGCCAATATGGCAGAAACATCTCTAAAGTTCCAGGGATTCTTTTACGGGATACTAGCTGCATTAGGAATGGCTTTTATAAGCGTTTATGGTAGAAAGTCCTTAAAAAAATATAGTCCTTTGACACTTATACTTTATTCCTCTGGCTTTGCAGCAATCTTTATCAATATAATTACTCCATTCGACATCACAATTTTCAGTCTGTCCAAATCGACATGGTTAATATTAGTTTATTTTTCTATATTCTCAACATTAATTCCATATTTTCTATATTTTAAAGGAGTTTCAATAATAAGCCCTACAAATGCAGGGATTACAGCATGTTTAGAGCCATTCATTGCTTCGATTGTTGCATTTTTTTGGCTTAAAGAGAACTTGACAACTCTACAAATTATTGGTGGAATTTTAATTGTTTCAGGAGTTATAACTTTACAAAAATTTGACAGATTACCATGA
- a CDS encoding TIM barrel protein → MNLIFGPAGNEELFYKSGFKSTLDSAKYISKMGLFAFEYPLTHGIRLSESTAVKIGESFKSENIKLSIHAPYYINITSPNPEILEKSEKHLIKTLQFGNLMGADRIIFHPGSSKGNKRKVMLERSFSFLEQFISRNIKLIKNIKLCPETHGKSISLGNVDEIIEICKINSEIFLPAIDFAHLYAVSKGNLTREEDFTSILKKFKNYKELHIHFSQIEFNNSGEVRHRPLNSGFGPPIDPFLLSLLKNSVKGRVIVETPGTQARDAKILLERFLVLEGKGVKPI, encoded by the coding sequence ATGAATCTAATTTTTGGCCCAGCCGGTAATGAAGAACTCTTTTATAAATCAGGATTCAAATCAACCTTAGATTCTGCAAAATACATCTCAAAAATGGGGCTTTTTGCATTTGAATATCCGCTCACTCACGGCATAAGGCTAAGCGAGAGCACTGCTGTAAAAATAGGGGAATCTTTTAAGAGTGAGAATATAAAGCTTAGTATTCATGCACCATATTATATAAATATAACAAGCCCAAATCCAGAAATATTAGAAAAGAGCGAAAAACATTTGATAAAAACATTGCAGTTTGGAAATTTGATGGGCGCTGATAGAATAATATTTCATCCAGGAAGTTCTAAAGGAAATAAAAGAAAAGTCATGCTAGAAAGATCTTTTAGTTTTTTAGAACAATTTATCAGTAGAAATATAAAATTAATAAAAAACATTAAGCTTTGTCCAGAAACACACGGAAAGAGCATTAGTTTAGGAAATGTTGATGAAATAATAGAAATATGCAAAATAAATTCCGAGATCTTTTTGCCAGCCATAGATTTTGCTCATCTTTATGCTGTTAGTAAAGGGAATTTGACTCGAGAAGAAGATTTTACTAGTATCCTTAAGAAGTTTAAAAATTATAAAGAACTTCACATACATTTTAGTCAAATAGAATTTAATAATAGTGGAGAAGTAAGACATAGACCTCTAAACTCAGGTTTTGGACCACCAATTGATCCTTTCTTATTAAGTCTCTTAAAAAATTCTGTAAAAGGAAGGGTGATAGTTGAAACTCCTGGCACTCAAGCAAGAGATGCTAAAATATTACTAGAAAGATTTTTAGTTCTGGAGGGAAAAGGTGTCAAACCCATATGA
- a CDS encoding YlbF family regulator: MSNPYDKAHELAKSIKDSQEYSELTKSIELVKSDENLYKMVKNFFTLKTQIEIDMLSGKEESKEKKDNLKRLHDLVMAIPEGRKIIESQYRFQRLMGDIYKIIGEAINEGMEFFNFLQEKEEQK, translated from the coding sequence GTGTCAAACCCATATGACAAAGCACATGAATTAGCTAAATCAATCAAGGATTCACAAGAGTATAGCGAGCTAACTAAATCAATAGAATTAGTAAAAAGTGATGAAAATCTTTATAAAATGGTCAAAAATTTCTTCACCCTAAAAACCCAGATAGAGATAGACATGCTTTCTGGAAAAGAAGAAAGTAAAGAAAAGAAAGATAATCTAAAAAGGCTTCATGATCTTGTAATGGCAATACCAGAGGGCAGAAAAATAATCGAATCACAATACAGATTTCAGAGATTGATGGGCGATATCTATAAAATAATCGGTGAAGCTATTAACGAAGGGATGGAATTTTTTAACTTTCTTCAAGAAAAAGAAGAACAAAAATAA
- a CDS encoding ferredoxin-thioredoxin reductase catalytic domain-containing protein has translation MAPVTPEKLFEILTKYAHSKGQELNNDLEHTMSIIRGILENEKRNGYRGCPCRLNSGDRERDRDIICPCVYKDKDVEEYGSCYCGLYVSHEWNQNPDKRVTVPERRPFDKLFG, from the coding sequence ATGGCCCCTGTAACCCCTGAGAAACTATTTGAAATTTTGACAAAATATGCGCATTCTAAAGGACAAGAGTTAAATAACGATTTAGAACATACAATGTCAATTATAAGGGGAATTTTGGAAAATGAGAAAAGAAATGGTTATAGGGGCTGCCCCTGTCGGTTGAACTCTGGTGATAGGGAAAGAGATAGAGATATTATATGTCCTTGTGTGTATAAAGATAAAGACGTTGAAGAATATGGATCGTGCTATTGTGGTTTGTATGTTAGTCATGAATGGAATCAAAACCCAGATAAACGAGTAACTGTTCCTGAGAGGAGACCATTTGACAAGCTTTTTGGATAG
- a CDS encoding glutaredoxin family protein, with amino-acid sequence MAQITVYALSTCPYCKKAKALLKELGADFEAIDVDLLPKDEQNKILETVKKFADKCNPKVNPGFPTIVKGETIIVGFNEAKIKGLV; translated from the coding sequence ATGGCTCAGATAACAGTATATGCTTTAAGCACCTGCCCTTATTGTAAGAAGGCTAAAGCTCTTCTTAAAGAATTAGGAGCTGATTTTGAGGCTATTGATGTAGATTTACTTCCAAAGGATGAACAAAACAAAATTCTTGAAACAGTCAAGAAATTTGCTGATAAATGTAATCCTAAGGTTAATCCTGGTTTTCCTACTATAGTTAAAGGGGAAACTATTATAGTAGGTTTTAATGAAGCAAAAATTAAAGGATTAGTGTAA